A genomic region of Saccopteryx bilineata isolate mSacBil1 chromosome 1, mSacBil1_pri_phased_curated, whole genome shotgun sequence contains the following coding sequences:
- the GTSE1 gene encoding G2 and S phase-expressed protein 1, which yields MEGGGGRDVPPTSRGGQAEMQVPEKNDVLLLVDEKFDFDLSLSSLSANEDDEVFFGPVGHKERCIAASLELNSHSPEDPCSPASEIPFRWSPLTGEKFVEVYKEAHLLALQIESRSRRQAAPVARPEDTGSQGVERFIQESKLKLDLFEEENKTEKSPKSLKRETYCLSDSPLMGLQPSGIQPLSGVGPLSAPAQAGLTRAQGPPLSSCSSLVPVEPSPVHPPNQAVTQKKAVSKLLPPRALSLRGRSMHLATEKPVKEKPVSLSRMNILNEKEPHRDTVPDKPSAAQDATGLPASGSHLVQGKRSLPVPSKLGLKKTTLKPPGCASRLSRKSSSWGSIPGASSSMCASPAAGRAKSTERPSISADSSQPPSNPSQSGRAGVAGVQPALQAGPMVGCGQSQCPALAQSTAEQPATTTMLALSQSQTPEQGGLRLNPQFSLSRSQLNKMGRTRGESLLNSKAKVMATPTNQFKIPKFPTGEPPDSATPRFSRAQRPQSCTSAGRAVHTTPARRSSRLATRTPVSTRRMSTLPTPTSRRLSGLPLLTPKTMPRTLASPPCVSARRLSSEPRRKSAVRAAPVSGSGRAGPRASDVSSDGSFSPPAPVPQALSFSPERSDLTSSQSVTTALVLDEAQPAVETSPGEAFLVDIHLDQLRITPKTRSSPLVDIPLIDFSNTPEAHVALGSESRPLIDLLVNTPDMDRHTVPKPLHEVGQLIDLSSPLIQLSPEANKENMDTSLLRF from the exons ATGGAAGGAGGAGGCGGCCGCGACGTGCCTCCAACCAGCCGGGGAGGACAAGCAGAGATGCAGGTTCCCGAGAAGAATG ACGTTCTTCTTTTGGTCGATGAAAAATTTGACTTCGATCTGTCATTGTCTTCTTTAAG tgcAAACGAAGATGATGAGGTCTTCTTTGGACCTGTGGGGCACAAGGAAAGGTGTATCGCTGCCAGCTTGGAATTAAACAGTCACAGTCCTGAAGACCCTTGCTCGCCAGCGTCAGAGATTCCCTTCCGATGGAGCCCTCTCACTGGGGAGAAGTTTGTGGAGGTTTACAAAGAAGCCCACCTGCTGGCCTTACAGATAGAGAGCCGCAGCAGGCGCCAGGCGGCCCCCGTGGCCAGGCCCGAAGACACTGGGAGCCAGGGTGTGGAGAGGTTTATACAGGAATCAAAGTTAAAACTGGACCTgtttgaggaagaaaataaaaccgAGAAAAGCCCTAAGTCACTTAAGAGGGAGACATACTGCCTGTCAGACAGCCCCTTGATGGGACTGCAGCCCTCAGGAATCCAGCCCCTTTCGGGCGTGGGCCCGCTCAGTGCCCCTGCCCAGGCTGGCCTCACCCGGGCGCAGGGGCCGCCACtctcttcttgttcttctttggtGCCAGTGGAACCGAGTCCTGTTCACCCTCCAAACCAGGCAGTGACTCAGAAAAAGGCCGTCAGCAAACTGCTGCCGCCCCGAGCGTTGTCTCTCAGAGGGAGAAGCATGCACTTGGCCACGGAGAAG cCTGTGAAAGAGAAACCAGTTAGTCTTTCGAGGATGAACATCCTAAATGAAAAGGAGCCCCACAGGGACACGGTGCCTGACAAGCCCAGTGCTGCCCAGGATGCCACTGGCTTGCCAGCCAGCGGAAGCCATTTGGTCCAAGGCAAGCGATCGCTCCCTGTTCCAAGCAAG TTGGGGCTGAAAAAAACCACGTTAAAACCACCTGGTTGTGCCAGCAGACTTTCAAGAAAGTCCTCTTCCTGGGGTTCCATCCCGGGCGCAAGCTCCAGCATGTGTGCTTCCCCGGCAGCGGGAAGAG CTAAATCAACTGAACGTCCAAGTATCTCTGCAGACAGTTCTCAGCCTCCTTCAAACCCCAGCCAGTCAGGCCGAGCAGGAGTTGCTGGTGTCCAGCCGGCTCTGCAGGCAGGCCCTATGGTTGGGTGCGGGCAGAGCCAGTGCCCTGCACTGGCTCAGTCCACAGCTGAGCAGCCCGCGACAACCACCATGCTGGCTCTCAGCCAGTCCCAGACGCCAGAACAGGGAGGCCTGAGGCTGAACCCTCAGTTCAGTTTGTCTCGATCTCAACTGAATAAAATGGGGAGAACCAGGGGAGAGTCTCTCCTGAATTCCAAGGCAAAGGTCATGGCTACTCCTACGAATCAATTTAAAATTCCTAAGTTTCCTACTG GTGAACCCCCAGACAGCGCAACGCCTAGGTTCTCTCGGGCACAGAGGCCGCAATCCTGCACGTCGGCTGGGAG GGCTGTCCATACCACTCCCGCTCGGCGCTCCTCAAGACTGGCCACAAGGACTCCTGTGAGTACGAGACGCATGTCCACCTTGCCCACACCTACTAGCCGTCGGCTCTCTGGCCTCCCACTGCTGACACCTAAAACCATGCCCAGGACTCTGGCTTCTCCCCCGTGTGTGTCTGCTCGGCGACTTTCTTCTGAGCCCCGGAGAAAGTCTGCAGTGAG AGCTGCACCGGTGAGCGGGAGTGGCAGGGCTGGGCCCAGGGCCTCTGATGTGTCGTCTGATGGGAGCTTTTCTCCTCCGGCCCCTGTGCCTCAGGCCCTCAGCTTCTCTCCAGAGAGGAGTGATCTTACTTCTTCACAAAGCGTCACCACAGCGCTAGTGCTGGATGAGGCACAGCCAGCTGTAGAGACGTCCCCTGGTGAG GCTTTTCTTGTGGACATCCACCTGGATCAGCTTCGCATCACTCCAAAAACTAGAAGCTCGCCCCTTGTTGACATTCCTCTTATTGACTTCTCCAATACTCCAGAAGCACACGTGGCTTTGGGATCTGAAAGTAGGCCTCTGATCGACCTCCTAGTAAACACTCCGGACATGGACAGACACACTGTGCCCAAGCCACTCCACGAGGTGGGACAG CTGATAGACCTGTCTTCTCCTCTGATCCAGCTGAGTCCCGAGGCCAACAAGGAAAACATGGACACATCCCTTCTCAGGTTCTGA